Below is a window of Stygiolobus azoricus DNA.
TTGGAAGTAGAAAAGTTGAAGAAAATTGCGTAAAGTTAAGTGATATCAGGGATTTAACTGAGAAATACTATACGTCTGAGCTAATTAGGTCAGCAGTATTGAACGAGATTGATAAGCTAGAGGGAAATAGGGACAAATTAACTTCTGAGCCCGAAATTTTTAGCTGAAATCCTGCTGGAAGAGAAGGTAAAAGAATGTGAGCCTAACAAGCGTAATCTATTTGCCCACGGAGGGTTTGAGAAAAATGTTACCTACATGTGGAAACGTGATAATGAAATTTGTGTTAGTTATCGTGACTGCTTAGAGAACGTGAAAAACATCTTGAATGAGATTACGGAAATCAAAATTTTAACCTTTCAGTTCTTCTTTATTTCGACTTTATAGAGGATACGGTAAGAAGGCCTATAGTCACTTTCAGTTCTTCTTTATTTCGACAGAAAAGTTAGAGACAAGCAAAATTATGGAGTTAACTTTCAGTTCTTCCTTATTTCGACGAATGCAAATATATTGATGATATTAAATGAAATAACTTTCAGTTCTTCCTTATTTCGACTAAGAGTTCTAAAATACGAGTTCGATGCTCAGCACTTTCAGTTCTTCCTTATTTCGACCAATCCTTCTGTACCGGAGGTATACCGCCGGTGTCTTTCAGTTCTTCCTTATTTCGACTTAACGGTGTATATATTATATTATAATAAAAGTCCTTTCAGTTCTTCCTTATTTCGACCGTTGTAGCTCCTCAGGCTTTTCTTGCAACACCTCTTTCAGTTCTTCCTTATTTCGACGCTGTTATGCTCATTAGCAAATCCATTTTATAACTACTGAAGCGTCGACTACTGCCAATTCTTGACACGCAACTCCCTAATTGTCTCTTCTGATCTTCTGCCTCCGTAATTAAGGAAGAACTCATGAGACCTCAATGAAGCCTCATTAATCCTTCTTTTTCTTTTCCTCTTCCTCAATTACTTCCTCTATTTTTCTCCTTATTACTTCACTCCAGTTTATGTAGCTTAGCTCGTCCATTTTCCTCTTTAACTTTTCATCAATCCTTATACTTATTGTTGGCATAGTTAATGATCAGTAGCGTAAGTTACTAAGATTTAAGATGCATTTACAGCATACTCCCCGATCCTACAGAGTATTTAACACAGTTGGACACGAGTTGCAAAAGTTTGTTCGTAATCAGATTTTTTTAACAAAAACTTTAGGAAAATCTTTAAACCACTCCTTGCGCAAAATATTAACTCTCAGAGAAGAAATAAGATATTTACGTAGTTTAATATCGAATTTATTGTCATGTCTTAGACTTCCGTAAGGAGTCAGAGAAAATAAATATCATCGTCTATGTTACCAATTTAATTTATTAGTTTAGAATGAGAGACATAATCAATGAGTTACAATGTCGAATTGGTCGGACTGGAAAAGTTGAAAAAAGGGTCACTTTATTACATATTCTCCACATTTCTAGAAGCAATTTTCGCCGCGTTATTTGTTGTAGCTATATCAATAGGTTTCGGGGCTTCAATTCTTACAGTGTATAACTCTACATCAGTGTATAACTCTACATCAGTTCTAACGAATTCTTCAAGTTCAGCTGCACTTTCAATATTTGGTATAGCTATAATTCTCTTCATAGTAGCCTTAATAATTGGAATTCTGGGTATAATTAATTTGAGGTCAGGCTTTTCTCTTCTTTCTGGTGTGAGCCAGAGTGTAAGTGTAGGGAAGACTGGGACTACTTTGTGGATAATTGCATTATTATTTTCTTTCTTATTACCAGTGTTAGTAATAGGTCTAGGTATAGCTGCTTCATTAAGTAGTGGCTCAGTTTTAGTCGGTATATCGAGCTCACTCGGCGCAATCTACTTACTAGATTTTATAATCACCCTCTTTACTGTTACGGCTAACATCTTAATAGGCATTGGTTTTTATAATGTCGGGAATTTATACGGGTCTACTACCACTAAGGTTGGAGGGATACTAATAGCGACGTCGATCTTAGCGTTCATAGGGTTCATACTGACTTACATTGGGATGGGAGAGATAATAAGGAAGGTTAGGAGCGGGGTGAGCTTAATGCAAGGCTTGAGTCCACAACCCGTTAATGCTCCAATAGTGATTTACCAATCCCAACCTTCAGGTACTATAAGCCCTAACGGTGTCCTAACTTTCCAAGTTTATTCAAATGTGTTAGCTCAACTACTTTCAGCCACTATTGAGGGGTTGAACGTAAGTACTAGCTCCTTTAATCCACAAATAATACAACCTAATCAGCCTGTTAATGTGGTAGCTTACTTTAACCCATTACCTATAACTCAAGGTGTTATGTACAGAGTGATAGTTACTGCTTCTGCAGGAGGGACGATCATTAGATTTACAGTTAACGCTGTGGGTACACAATCTTAGAAGGCCATAATTTCTTCTCTGATTTCTTTCTCACTCATCATAGCTATAGCCCTCACGGGTGAGCCGTCAACCCCTACAATGTTTAAGGGTAAAGCTTGGAAGTACACGAAAGACCCTACCAACCGCTTGAGACAAGTTTTCAACAATGAGTACTTCATTGCGTAGTAGGAGCTTGTGTACATCAGTGTCTCCGATGCTAGCTGACCTCCTCCCCACCCTAAAGGGCGGGAGTTCCCGCCAGAGCGGGGAGGTTTGGAGCCACATTTTTTTGATTCAGCCTCGGGCTGGGTCTTCAACCCATTACCCCTATCCCTTTTGCGGGGACTCGGGGTTATGGAGATTCCTCTCACAAGGATGTTGTATGCTGCTGTCAAGTCGGCATTGAACACTTTGCCCAGTTTTGTGCACTTGAATAGTCCTCTCAATATCCTTTTTCCACAGTCTTTACCGTGTAGAGGACATGTTGAAGAGGTATACGACTCGGGCACAAGCCGGATTTCCATGCCCTCCTCTTCGGCAACTTCTTTGAGCCTCTTCAGAATGTAGCCATACATCCATATCCTCTCAGTGTACTCATTACCTTTTTCATGGGCAATATCATGTGGAAGCCCAACCACAACAGTGCCTATTCCATGTTCCCTCAACCATCTATAAAGTTTCCTGATCTGGCGGTCTATATAGTTCTTCATCTGCATCTTCGCCTTTCTATGCATCAATCTAAGTCTTCTGCTTGTTCTGAGCCCGCTCAGCAAGGATTGGAGCATTGATATCTTATGTTTCCAATAGAACCAGATCGACTTGAGAGGTCTGCCGTTGAAAAGAGCACTAACATGCTTTCCATCAGAGGTTATGCCATAGACTGCGAAGAGGTTGTTAACCCCAAGATCAATGCCAGCAATACCAGAGCCTGGGAGAGGCAGAGGGACTGTTCTCCAACCATCACTGTATAGCTTTTCTGTGCCGTAGAACTGCATATACGCATACCACTTCTTTCTATCTATATCATACCTCAGCATCAGCTCCCCTCTCTCGCCACTCCAGTGAACCCTTCCCTTAATTTTCAATACTGCTCTCAGCCCAAACGCTGGAACGCCCTTGATGATGATGGTATCACCGCTCAACTCCCACTGTCTAGACTTCAGCCTTATGAATGGTATTCTCCTTTTGCCACTCTTACTATAGCCTGGCGGGTTGACCTCAAACCAACTCGGTAACACCTCTTTTTCCTTAAGCAGCATAAAAAACGCTCTCCAGTTATCATCGCTCAAGTTAAGCACTGCCTGCAAAGTGTTCGAACCGAGGAGGCAATGCCCATCGGCGGTCTTGTACTCATCTGCATACTTCCTATATACCTCGTTATATGTTTGCCTCATAGCCTCAGGCGTCAATTCCTTGTCGAAGAACAGTTTTCTCCGCATGTAGTTTATCTCATTATAAGCCATTGCGAGTATGTTTGCGATAGAGAGCAGAACGTCATGAATCCGCTCATCTACAATAATCTCAACTATTACAGTCCTCTTCAAACCCTTCTTCCTAGTTCTCTTCCTCGGCATTGTCGTCACCTCTCTTTCTCTGCTGTTCTATGTATCTCTGTATTGTTTCTTCATTCACATGTCCAACCGTTGAGACGAAGTACTCCCTAGTCCATAGCTTACCATCTCCAACTCTACTCCTCAGCTCCGGGAACTCTTGCATTAGCAGTCTCGCTGATTTACCCTTAATGTGCTTAATTATCTCTGCGGGGGCGAGGCGGGGAGGGCAAACAACAAACAGATGAACATGATCAGACGTAACTTCTAGTGCTTTAACTGAGCAACCTAAGTCCAGTTCTGCTATTTGGACTATTAGCTCCTTTAGTCTCTCAGCGACTGAATCTACTAAGATATTCTCTCGATATCTGGGAATCCATACAAAGTGGTACCCGCAGTAGTACTTTGCGTATCTTGTGCTGTAGTATTCGTCTGAAGCCCTCTCCAACCTCGCCCCCCGTACAGTCTAGGGAGTTCAAACTTATAAGTGTTTTATGTCCTTCCTCCCTTAACGGGGGACTCATGATAAGTTTTTATACCCTTCCTCCCCGCTTTTAAAAGCGAGGCCTCCGGGCATATCTTAATGGTGAAAAAATAATAAGTTAATTTACACACTTATACACTATGCATGAGTGGTCTGTCGGTGAAGGGATTTTGAGGAGTGTAATAGATTGGGCAAAGGAGAATAACATTAACTCAGTCAAAAGAGTTAAGGTTGCTATCCCCTCATTCACATTCCTCGAAGCTGACATCCTGAAAGAAGCTTACGACACATTAAAGAAGGGAACGATAGCTGAAAACAGCGTTTTGGAAATCTCATTCAAAGATCCGGTATTTAAGTGTAGGAATTGCGGAAATATCTTCACCATAAGAGAAGTGATCAATGAGGTCGAAAAAGTGAAGGACGAGTTCGGGGAGGAATATCCGCTCCATTTAATGTCAGGCTTAGCCCCAGCTTTCATCAAGTGTCCCAAATGTGGATCTAATGATATCGAGGTTAGCTCTCAGGAAATAATGATAAAAGGGGTAGAGGTAAATGGAACCCCTTGAAGTTTTAGCTAAAAGTAAACTCTCAGGTAAGAAGACTATAGCAGTTATGAGTGCTAAGGGAGGAGTTGGGAAAAGCCTCATTTCCGCACTACTCTCTTTGGCTATATCCTCCTCTAACCCTACTACGCTTATTGACTTAGACATACACACAATGGCAGTGACTAAACTATTTGGGTTAGAAAACAAGCTCCACGAGGTGACCAAAAGGGGGATAGAGCCCTTTACGATAGGGAATTTAGGAGTGATCAGTCTGGGCGGGGTCGTTAAAGACAAATACGTGATATTGTCGGGCTCTAACAATAGGAGCGTAATGGAGTCACTCATCGCGTATTCTGTAATCAACGACGTGGTAGTGTTTGACCTCCCACCGGGGTTGGGAGATGAGGTCTTACTTCTCGAGCACTTAACAGACTTCGTACCAGTAGTGGTAACGACCCCTTCAAAAGTCTCCGTAAAGGTAGTTGAGTATCTTGTGAGGTATCTAACCGAAAAGAGGAAAAGACCTCACCTCGTGGTCAACATGGCTTATTACGACTGTGAGGGAGGCAAAAAGGTAAGACCCTTCGGTGACGAAAGAGCAGTTAACGAGTTAGTGAAGAAATACGGTCTTGAATACACTGAATTACCTATAGATCCCTTACTCGAGGACTACATAGGGAGAATCGACAAATATGATGGAGTGGTTAAGCAGAAAGTGATCGAACTAGCAAGGGATTTGTTAAAGCCGAGAAGAGATGAGAGATCCTGAGCTTTACATTACAAAAGTATTGAGACTTTACCCTGCTCATTATTCATCTCAGATACAGAGTATACGTCTAATGAAGAAGTTGCGACTAAAAAGGAGGTCTATGTATACGAGAACGCAAAAGAGGGCAATGGACAATATGACTTGAGGACCAAGTAGAATGACTAACAAGATAGCTATATCATAGAGCTCGGCGAGTACTCCTGTGCCTAAGTTCTCCTTTAAAACTTCTAGCTCTCAAAAGAAACTTTGACGTAACACACGTTATAAGCTCGTTCCAAGACAAGCACGGGTACACCTTAACTTTACCCAAGGATACAGATTGGATACACTCGTCGAGTAACGGGCAAGAGGGACAGTGAGGTGAGGAAAGGTCAACGAAAATCAGTGCTCTTCTTTTCTTGTCCACCAGTATTATCTTCTTCTCTATTTTTAGTTCTCCCTGAATTACACTGAAAGGTAAGATGAACTTGAAATTGATAGCCTTATCTTTGATAAGTCCTAGTCCCTTGAGCTCTCTTAAAATTCTATAATAGTAGCTTTTACTTACCGGAATGTCTCCTGCTAGAACACGTAAATAGACGTCAGAGGAAATCTTGTTGAATTCTTCGCTCCTAAGCACTATCCCGTCCTCATTGATTATATCTCTAGTAATGATGAAAAATTTATAAATACACATAATTAACTATTTTGCTTGAAGTATAAAATATTTAAAGCGTTGGAGTGAATTATGTTGTTTTAGGTAATAGTCCTTTTAAAGCAGGCGTTGTCATTTTGGGACTATCGTTTTAACGTTGCGTAATTTCCCTTTCTATTACGAGTGCTCTTAGTGAATATTTTCGTAACTTATAACGACGCTGTATCTCCACATGATGAAAGAACAGTGACAAGTCTACGGAGTTTTGAAACTATTGCATTTTGATAATCTTTTGCAGCTCCGTTACTCAGGAGTTATTAACAGTTCTCTCAACATATTTCTAACGTCTTTGGCAACACTCTTACCGATGACTGTTCCGGGTCCCGCAAAAAACTCCTTACCGGGTAAGGCTCCTACAGCGATTGCATCACTCACAGTTCCCGTAAGGTTGAATTGTCTTAATGCTCCACTCTTGGCTTCTGTAACAGTTCTGACTAGGTCAACTAACCCGTTTACAGAGAGAGGGTAGTTCACGAAAGCCCCTATATTAATAGTACACCCCGCGTCCTCACCGCTCTTATCAATTCCGGCTGAAATGAATAACTCTCCCCACTCCCTCCTCTCAAAACGGAATTTCCTCGCGGCAGTCATGAAAACTACTGCCTCCTCTTCCTTGACCTTATCAACGTCTTCGAAGGCGTTTCTGCAATAGTCTTTGCTTACAAGGATTAGCTTAATTTTTCTCACATAGGATATTCCTTCGGGATACAAAGCTGAAGTAAGAGTGATGTATTTCCTTGAAAGGAGGAACTCGTGTAACTCGAGGTCAGTTGACATTAAAAACTAGTTGGCTGACTCACTAATAAATTAGCCTTTATTAACAGTGTAGTCTTTTAATTACCTGTTGTCTTTATAATTGTCTTTAAAAAACTGTTAACTCGACTTTTCGAAGACTTCAGAATAAGGCAAATACACCATATGTGGAATATAAACTACCTCAACTTTTATCCACTGTACCCCGTTGTAAATTTCTATTGAAGTAGTAGGAGGTATGTATCCTTTGACCAATATTACTCCATTATAAGTACCAGAAGCGTTACTCAACAAGTAGGTCGTGTTGTTTATAATAATCTTTAACGGTGGTTGAGGTAGGACTATCATCGAATAAGATCCGTTAGTGTATATGATATCACCGGTATAGACGTTTAAGGTAAAGTTGAAGTTAAGCGTAAGCCCGGTACCGTTTACAACTAGGGTGTATCTCCCTGGTGGAAAAGGCAAGCCATTATGTTCTATTAACGGAAGTAAAGTCGCGTTTGAAGTTATGTTAAAAACGCCAAATAAGCTCAAGTTATCTGATAAATAGTATAGATAAGCTTTCGCTGGAATTTTATTCCCTTGTATATCGAGGAAATATGTATCATTACGGAGTACTAGAGATACTGAGGTGGTGTAACTCGTTGTCTTTACGGTTGTCGAGTTTGTGTAAACCAAATGTATGGTGGTAGTGGGTGAAGTCGTGGTATTCAAAATCACTGTAGTTGTTTGAGTCTCTGGTAATTTACTTGGCTTATCTCCGTGGTGATTAAGGAGTAAAAAGGCTAGGATTATCACTATTACGACGGCTATTATTATGATTAATAGCTTTTTGTTCATGGTTGATATATTGAAAGAAATAGTGTTAAAAGCGGTTTGGTGTTTTAAAAAAGGCGTATGTGATGTAAAGGCAAATCGATGAGAGGGGAACCTAGCCCTCCTAAGGCAGAGAGGAGGTCAGTTAACAAGGACTAATTGTTTAATTCATTCTTCTTTAATTTTTAAGTCACCAAAGTTAAGCCCTTATTAATAGCTTGAGCGGAAATCAATATGTCGAAATCTTCATATTAGCTTACCCTTAACCTCTTAGTGAGATTAATGCCGATAAGAAATCAAGAATTTTACCTTCTTCAATCTTGCCTAATAAAACCTCAAAGACTGTTAGGGAACTCACGTAAAAAATCCTCAGCCTTAACTTTTTCATTCCCCTTTAAATACTCAATAATTGCTGAGCTTTCTACTAATACTTTCATCGTTTTTCTCCCTCATCTCCTTAATCTTCTTCATTAATTCTTTAGCATCTTCCTTATTAAGTGTGCTGAAATACCTTTCTAACCTTTTCTTCCTTAAACTTATCGTCTTCATATATATGTATACATGCCATATGTAAATAAACTTTGATTTGGTGATGTTCTCCTAACTAATGACAAGCACCTTCACGAGGTCTTGGGAGTAATAAAATCGCGGATAATGGTGTTTCCTCAACTACCCCCAGGGAGTCAAGGGTGAGGATGTACGATCCCTTAAGAGAGCCTCGGCAAAATCAGATTAAAGGAAAAGTTAGGCCACGGGTAAACACGTCATACAATAGGGAAAATCCAAACTCTTTTTTACCTAATCACGTATTCACTGATATGGTCAAAATCATAACCGTCGACGGCTACCCAGTAGTGGTATATGAAAAAACGGTGTTAAATATTATTGGCTAGCCGGTTGTCCCCACAAAAAGAGACCATTAAGTGAAGGTAAAATATTTGAAGATAAGATAGAGTGTCCTTTTCACCACGCGGTATTCAGCTTAATCACTGGAGAATTGGTGAAAGAGCCTCAGTCCAAAACTCCTTGTGTGAACTGCAAATTGATAAAGGTAACTTTCGATGGAGGAAGAGCAAGATTTGAAAGGGAACCGTTCATCCCTGAACTGCCTGGAAAGAAATAGTGACTAAGTATGGTGAAGAGACTCTCATTGGCTGAGTACTCCGCGAAGATACCTAAACCCGGGAAAAGTGACTATTACGTCGTCGTACTACTATTCAGAGGTGATGAGACAAAGGAATTCCCTAAACTTAAGAGGCATTCGATAATAAGGAGATATTGGTCTAAGGACTTTCTTGAGGCGGTAAGAGAGGCGATTGCAGTCAAGGAATGTGGCAACCTCACCGTAGACGGAAAGCCCCTGCCTAAACAAGATGTCAAAGTAATGTACTACCTTAACCCGGTGGACTTTCTTAAACTTTCTTACCTCGTGTCAACGACCTTTATTCAGGAAAAGATGAACATAGTCCTCGCCTCTCTCAGGAAGGGTGATTTAAGGAAGGCTGAAAGTGAGTTATTAAGAGGTGATGTCTTCTCAATTGCCTTCTCTAATGTGGCTAAGGCTGTTAAGAAACACGTGATAATGGTGGACGTAGACACTAAGGACAAGGAGTTCTTATCACTTTTAGAAGGAGTTCCGGTGAGGTTTGTAATAGAAACTCAACATGGTTATCATCTACACGTTTATATCGAGGACGTCAAGGACAACGAGACGTTGAGGAAGCTCTATTCACTAAACGAAGCCTTTTCGAAGAAGGACTCCTTCAAAAGGCTG
It encodes the following:
- a CDS encoding DUF973 family protein, whose amino-acid sequence is MSYNVELVGLEKLKKGSLYYIFSTFLEAIFAALFVVAISIGFGASILTVYNSTSVYNSTSVLTNSSSSAALSIFGIAIILFIVALIIGILGIINLRSGFSLLSGVSQSVSVGKTGTTLWIIALLFSFLLPVLVIGLGIAASLSSGSVLVGISSSLGAIYLLDFIITLFTVTANILIGIGFYNVGNLYGSTTTKVGGILIATSILAFIGFILTYIGMGEIIRKVRSGVSLMQGLSPQPVNAPIVIYQSQPSGTISPNGVLTFQVYSNVLAQLLSATIEGLNVSTSSFNPQIIQPNQPVNVVAYFNPLPITQGVMYRVIVTASAGGTIIRFTVNAVGTQS
- a CDS encoding RNA-guided endonuclease InsQ/TnpB family protein, which produces MPRKRTRKKGLKRTVIVEIIVDERIHDVLLSIANILAMAYNEINYMRRKLFFDKELTPEAMRQTYNEVYRKYADEYKTADGHCLLGSNTLQAVLNLSDDNWRAFFMLLKEKEVLPSWFEVNPPGYSKSGKRRIPFIRLKSRQWELSGDTIIIKGVPAFGLRAVLKIKGRVHWSGERGELMLRYDIDRKKWYAYMQFYGTEKLYSDGWRTVPLPLPGSGIAGIDLGVNNLFAVYGITSDGKHVSALFNGRPLKSIWFYWKHKISMLQSLLSGLRTSRRLRLMHRKAKMQMKNYIDRQIRKLYRWLREHGIGTVVVGLPHDIAHEKGNEYTERIWMYGYILKRLKEVAEEEGMEIRLVPESYTSSTCPLHGKDCGKRILRGLFKCTKLGKVFNADLTAAYNILVRGISITPSPRKRDRGNGLKTQPEAESKKCGSKPPRSGGNSRPLGWGGGQLASETLMYTSSYYAMKYSLLKTCLKRLVGSFVYFQALPLNIVGVDGSPVRAIAMMSEKEIREEIMAF
- the tnpA gene encoding IS200/IS605 family transposase, which produces MERASDEYYSTRYAKYYCGYHFVWIPRYRENILVDSVAERLKELIVQIAELDLGCSVKALEVTSDHVHLFVVCPPRLAPAEIIKHIKGKSARLLMQEFPELRSRVGDGKLWTREYFVSTVGHVNEETIQRYIEQQRKRGDDNAEEEN
- a CDS encoding hydrogenase maturation nickel metallochaperone HypA, whose amino-acid sequence is MHEWSVGEGILRSVIDWAKENNINSVKRVKVAIPSFTFLEADILKEAYDTLKKGTIAENSVLEISFKDPVFKCRNCGNIFTIREVINEVEKVKDEFGEEYPLHLMSGLAPAFIKCPKCGSNDIEVSSQEIMIKGVEVNGTP
- a CDS encoding P-loop NTPase produces the protein MEPLEVLAKSKLSGKKTIAVMSAKGGVGKSLISALLSLAISSSNPTTLIDLDIHTMAVTKLFGLENKLHEVTKRGIEPFTIGNLGVISLGGVVKDKYVILSGSNNRSVMESLIAYSVINDVVVFDLPPGLGDEVLLLEHLTDFVPVVVTTPSKVSVKVVEYLVRYLTEKRKRPHLVVNMAYYDCEGGKKVRPFGDERAVNELVKKYGLEYTELPIDPLLEDYIGRIDKYDGVVKQKVIELARDLLKPRRDERS
- a CDS encoding adenosylcobinamide amidohydrolase, translated to MSTDLELHEFLLSRKYITLTSALYPEGISYVRKIKLILVSKDYCRNAFEDVDKVKEEEAVVFMTAARKFRFERREWGELFISAGIDKSGEDAGCTINIGAFVNYPLSVNGLVDLVRTVTEAKSGALRQFNLTGTVSDAIAVGALPGKEFFAGPGTVIGKSVAKDVRNMLRELLITPE